The DNA window CAGAGCTTCTTTAAATATAAAATAGGTTAATTATTTCTAAAAGGAAGTTTTTGGGATGTTTATCCCATTTTATCGCCCAACCGCATCGTCAACGCAATTCGCCGGCGTTTTTCATCGATTTCAACGACCTTGACGGTGACGACTTGCCCCACCTTGACGACTGTATGTGGATCCTTGATGAATTTATCCGCCAGCGCGGCGATATGCACCAGGCCATCCTGATGCACGCCGATGTCGACGAACGCGCCGAACGCGGCGACGTTGGTGACCACGCCCTCCAGCACCATGCCGGGATGTAAGTCCCTCATCGATTCAACGCCTTCCTTGAACGTTGCGGTTTTGAACGTCGCGCGCGGGTCGCGGCCGGGTTTTTCCAGTTTGTGCAGAATGTCTTTCACGGTCGGCAAGCCGAATTGCCCGGTGGCGTAGCGTTCCGGTCGAATGCATCATCACGCCCGTGCGACGTCGTGTTCAGCTCTCGCGGGCACTGTGGGTCTGCGAGTTCGCTTCAGCGGGGTTTCGGGGTTTCGGGGTTTTGAAGGTCCCCAGGGGCCTGGGGATCGGGTCCGGACCGCTGAATTCCGTTAGCGGGACGTGCGTCTCCGCCGCCGGTTGACCAGAAGCACTATCCCCGTGCCGAGGCATAAGGTAGCAAGAGTGTTGGGTTCCGGCACGGCCGTCATGACGGAGATTTCGCCGGTGGAGTAGAGGGTGGATATGTCCCAACGGAGGTCGGAAGGCAGGACGGGCAGGCTGATGGACGAGAACATGCCGTGCGAGGAGCCGCGGAAGTCGAAAAGATCGAAGCTCTCACCTCGTGTCACCGATATTGAGTCACCGGCGAGCCAGGAGATGTTGAGGATGCCGCCGAGATTCGCGGCGCCATAGACGGTAATGTGATCGGAAGCGAAGCTGCCGAGTCCCATCAACAGCCCGTCGGTCGAGTGGAGCACCAGATTGCCCTCGAAGGTGACGCTGGCGGCCGGGGAACTGCCGTCCCCGGGCGAGTAGGCGCCTGTGAAGCTGACTGTGCCGTGGCCAGTGAAGTTACCTGAGCCGTAGACGCCTCCGGTGAAGGCGGTCGTACCGCCGTCACTGGTGTAGATCTGGCCCGCGTTATAGGTGAGCGCCCTCCCGATTGTGACCACGTCGCCCGAGGTGTTCAGGACGACGTTGTTGGCCGTTCTGACCGCCAGGCCGCTGATGTTGCCTGCGTTCGGGAACTCCAGCTCGCCGAAGTTCGAAAGCGTGTAGCTCCCGTGAGGATGGGCATCGATGAGGCGGCCATCATTGACGAAGGTGCCGCCGGTGTAGGTGTTCACTCCGGTGAATGTCTGCGTGCCGGCTCCGCCCTTCACGACGCTGCTGCCTGCGGTTTCCGAGATCACGCCGGAGAAGGTGGCATTGGTCGAGCCGTTGATCGTCAGCGTGTTGCCGCTCAACGTCACCAAGCCGCCGCCGGCAAGCGAGCCGATCGTTTGCAATTTGCCACCACTCGCCACAAAGCTGCCGCCCGCATTCACGGTCAGGTCGGTCGAGGTGGGAAGGGCATTGGACACTAAGGCGACGAGGTTTCCCCCGTTGATCGTGGTCTGCCCCTCGTAGGTCATGTTTCTAGTAAAAATCAGATCTCCGGCTCCGCTCTTCGTGAAGTTGCCGGGGCCGGAGATGCTGCCCCCGACCGATCCCGGATAGGGGAAGCTCGGGTCGCCGAAAAAGACGGGGCCTGAGTTCGCAAACTCGAGGTTGCCGCTGGCGCCGTCGAACCCTTCGAGCCTGTAGTTCCCCTGCGGATGGAGATCGATAAGGCGCCCGTCGTTGTAGATGTGGGTCGTGCCAGACCAAAGAACCGGACTCCCTGTCCTGGTGAGGGTGCCCGAGCCGAGCAGCACAACGTCGCCGGAGCCTATGATTGAACCCGAAATTGAACCCGCATAGGTCCGGTTGTCATTGACGGGGAAGTAGAGCGTCGTTGAGGGAGCAAGAGCATAATCCCCGTGAGGATTGTAATCGAAGAGGCTGCCACCATTGACGGAGGTGCCGCCGGTGTAGGTGTTGTCTCCAGTGAGATAGAAACTTCCGGAGCCGGTCTTCACAAAGGCCCCGGCTCCAGTGATCCGGCCTGAAAAGTATACACCCTCAGCACCATTCGCGTTGAAGGTGAGAGACCCGCCGCTACTAAGGGTGTAGCTATCGCCCATCGGGATATTCTCGGTCAGGTTGCCGCCGGTGACAAAAACGCCGCCGCCCGCATGGTTGTCTCTACCGGTGAGGGTGAGGTTCATCGACCCGCTCTTAGTGAACGAGTGGCTCCCCTGGATCGTATTGGCGTAGGTCATGTTGCTCGTCCGCGTGCTGAGCTCCAGGTCGCCGCCATTGAACGTGAAACCGCTGGTGACGTAGGGGTTATGGAAGGTGGCGAGAACAAGCCGGCCACCCTCGACCGTCGTGGAGCCGGTGTAGTAGACGTCGGTCGTCATGGTCAGCGTTCCGCCGCCCGTTTTGACGAAATTGCCTGCGCCGTAGATATTGCCGGTGTAGGTGAAGTCACCATAATAATCCGGAATATTGAAATTCGCCGTGGCGCCTGCACGGACATTGTAATCGTTGTACGGGCTGTCCGTGATCAACGTGCCTCCGAACACATTGGTGCCAGAGACGACCCCGGGGCGTCCGCCAGAGTTGATGACGACCGTGCCGTCCCCATACTTGTTCAGACTCCCGCGGCCATACACGCTGGCGTTGAGGGTGAGTACCGATCCGGTGTCAACGTTCATATCCATGTATGACGAAGAAAGAGGAGTTCCGAAGGAAATGCCGTAGGTGGAATTGATCGTCACCGTTGGGCTGGTGTGGTTGACATTGAGATGCACGGGCGACGCGGAGGTGGCTCCCGAGGCGATGGCGCCGACGTTCAACGTCCAATTCTGCTGGGAGAAGTTCAGCGACGACGGACTGACGCTGTTGGTTGTCGTGACGATGCCGTTGATGTCACTGTGGCCACGACTGCCAAAATAGAGGTCGTAGATGCTCTCGTCGTTCGAGTTGACGAGAGAAGTGGCAAGGCCGCTTCCGCCTACATCCCAGTGGAAGCCATCCCAATCGTCGGAGCTTCCTCCGAGCCAATAGGCGTTGATCGCATGAGCGCAGGGAGCGAGGGCCAGGGTGGTAATGGTGCTGGCGAAAACGACGATCCGGGCGAAGGGACGGCGGCGTCTACCTTCACAATTAGAACTGGTTCGCTCATATTTAATTAAAGGAATAAACCGTAATTCTTCTTTGCTGTCTGGTGCAAATTTTGGCGAAATTTCTTTTCTAAAATATTCAGGGATTTTCATTCCTCATTCCTCATTCTTTGTGTGTAAGGGTTTGTTCCAAACCCACGATTTCCGTAATGTGTAACCATCATTGTGTCGCTAAAGTATTACAAGAACAGCATACTATAAATGTAAATGCCTGCTTTACGTTAGTTTGATTTTTGAGACAATCGGTCGTATTATTCCTGCATGTCAAAATCAAGTAAAAAAGAATTTAATCGAGAAGGTCTGCTGAATCAAGGCATTGTTTTTTTCATGAACCAAGGCTATCACGGTACCGGCCTACAGGAGGTCCTCGATGCGGTCAATGTCCCCAAAGGTTCTTTTTACAATTACTTCAACAGCAAAGAAGAATTTGGTGCGGCGGTCATCCAGCATTATATCGAGCCGTTCATTGCGCGGTTATCCACGCATCTCCAGCAATCCGGCTCCGATGCGCTGGGCGCCATCCGCCGCTATTTTGCCGAGCTTATTGTGGAACTTGAAGCAAACAAATTCAAAGGAGGTTGTTTGCTGGGCAGCCTTATGGGAGAGATTGGCAGCACCAGCGACATATGTCAGCAATCATTGCAATCGGCAATCGGGCGCTATCGGGATTTATTGCAATCGGGTCTGGCCCAGGCGCAGCAACAAGGATCTGTCAGAACGGACAAAAGCGCGGCAGAAATGGCTGATTTATTGATCAACACATGGCAAGGCGCGCTGTTGCGGATGCAAATAGAAAAATCATCCGCGCCGGTCAAGCAATGCTGTCACGATTTATTGAATGATTTTTTTGTCCGGTGATTATTTTTTTGGCATTTAAAAATACGACCGGTCATTTTTAATGAAAATTAAAGGAGAAAAACATGCCCAAATACATTATTGAACGTAAAATTCCTGCCGCAGGCTCGCTCACACCCCAAGATCTCCAGGCTATTTCGCAAAAATCTTGCGCCATTCTCAACAGCATGGGGCCACGTATCCAGTGGCTGGAAAGCTACGTAACCGACGATAAAGTGTATTGTCTCTATATCGCGCCGGACGAAGCTGCTATTCGAGCGCACGCAGAACAAGGCGGATTCCCAGTCACTCGCGTTGCCCAAGTTCGATCCGTGATTGATCCCGCGACGGCTGAATAGCCTCGAGAAATTTCTTGTTAACCTGATAATCAACATTTTTTACGGAGGCGGATATGCACCCTCGAGTTATTATTTTTCCCTTTTTGATTATGGCCGTTGCAAGCTCTGTCACATCATGGGCTACAGCTGAAAAAAAAAGCAGCCAATCACATGCTCCGGCATCCGGCGCAGTGCAACAATTTGATTCGAAGGAATCGCACGCGCCCCGTTTACAGAGTCTCGGCAAGCACGCATTCCCTGTCAGTACAAGCAATCCATTAGCACAGCAATACATTAATCAAGGACTCAATCTCGCGTATGGATTCAATCATGCCGAAGCGCGCAAAGCATTCCGTGAAGCAGCCCGGCTGGATCCCGGGCTTGCGATGGCATATTGGGGGCAAGCGCTGGTGCTCGGCCCGAATATTAACGCCATGATGGAACCGAACGAAGAGCCCCAGGCGCTGGAAATCATGCAACAAGCCAAATTCCTGATGATACGAGCTTCCGAAAAGGAGCAAGCACTCATCAACGCACTGGAGAAACGTTACTCGGGCAAAGCCGAGCACAGAACAACGAATGACAAGGCCTATGCGGCGGCGATGCGTGATGTGCATCAACGCTTTCCGGATGATCCGGACATTGCGATGCTGTATGTCGAGTCGATGATGGATCTGCGTCCGTGGGGCTACTGGATGCTGGACGGCACGCCCTATGAGGGCACTGCCGAAATTGTTGCGCTGACAGAAGACGTATTGCGGCGCTACCCGGAACACCCGGGCGCCTTGCATATGTACATTCATCTGATCGAACCGACGTCTACGCCGGAGCGCGCAGAAAAAGCGGCTGACACGCTGCTCAAGTTAATGCCGGAAGCAGGGCATATGATTCACATGGCGTCGCATATTTATCAACGTGTCGGCCGCTATGCCGATTCGATCAAAAGCAATCAAATGGCGATTGCGGCGGATGAATCTTACATCGCGCAAGATCATGCTCACGGTTTATATCCGATGGTTTACTATCCGCACAATATTCACTTTCTCTGGTTTGCGGCGACGTCGGATGGACAAAGCAAGCTTGCAATCGAATCGGCAAAAGAAACCGCCCGGAAAATCGATGATGACGTGCTAAAAGCAATTCCGCTGACGGCAGTTTTCCGCGTGACGCCGTATTGGGCACTGGCGAGGTTCGGGCATTGGCAGGAAATCCTTGATCTCGCTCCGCCGCCATCGACCAATGCCTTCTTGACCGGCAGCTGGCATTATGTGCGCGGCCTCGCGCTGGTAGCCACGAAACAGTTGCAACAGGCTGAGCAGGAACTCACGGCGCTGCGCAAAATCATGGCGGATCCACGGCTAGACCACCCTTTATTGTCGAAAAACACCTCGAGTACAGTGCTTCGCATCGCTCCGGAAGTACTTGCAGGCGAAATCGCTGCCGCACGAGGGCAATTCGATCAGGCCATTGCGTATCTTGAAAAAGCGGTTCGGCTGGAAGATGCTTTAATCTATACCGAACCGGCCGAATTTCATCAACCGCCACGGTTATCGCTTGGTGCTATCCTGCTGGAATCAGGTCGGCCGGAGGAAGCAGAAACAGTTTTTTGGGAAGATCTGCGGCGCAATCGCAATAATGGCTGGGCGCTTTACGGCTTAATGCAGGCCATGCGCGCACAAAAAAAGGATGATCAAGCGGCTTTGATCGAAGCACGCTTCAAAAAAGCCTGGGAACGCGCCGATGTGACGCTGACCGCACCCCGTTTTGGGTATCAAGCCAGGTAATCAACGCTAAGGAAGCTCTGAAAAACGACTGTGCTCGCCCAAGCTGCGTTGAAATCAGGTTCAAAATACTCATTTACTCAATGTAAATTGCGCTTTTTCACCTGATTTCGCTTTGCCTGATCATCGCTCGCTACCTTTTTCAGAGCTTCCCTAAGCTGTCATCCGGACAGATTCTTGACATCGGGTAATGTTAAACTATGCGTTTTATCGGATTATGCAACCTGGAAATTTGAATTGTTTACCGGAATCATAGAAGCCGTAGGTGTCATTGCCAGTATCCAGCCCTGTGAAAAAGGTCAAGGCGGTTTGTCATTGGCCATTTCCGCGCAACAAC is part of the Gammaproteobacteria bacterium genome and encodes:
- a CDS encoding TetR family transcriptional regulator C-terminal domain-containing protein, translated to MSKSSKKEFNREGLLNQGIVFFMNQGYHGTGLQEVLDAVNVPKGSFYNYFNSKEEFGAAVIQHYIEPFIARLSTHLQQSGSDALGAIRRYFAELIVELEANKFKGGCLLGSLMGEIGSTSDICQQSLQSAIGRYRDLLQSGLAQAQQQGSVRTDKSAAEMADLLINTWQGALLRMQIEKSSAPVKQCCHDLLNDFFVR
- a CDS encoding autotransporter-associated beta strand repeat-containing protein; the encoded protein is MKIPEYFRKEISPKFAPDSKEELRFIPLIKYERTSSNCEGRRRRPFARIVVFASTITTLALAPCAHAINAYWLGGSSDDWDGFHWDVGGSGLATSLVNSNDESIYDLYFGSRGHSDINGIVTTTNSVSPSSLNFSQQNWTLNVGAIASGATSASPVHLNVNHTSPTVTINSTYGISFGTPLSSSYMDMNVDTGSVLTLNASVYGRGSLNKYGDGTVVINSGGRPGVVSGTNVFGGTLITDSPYNDYNVRAGATANFNIPDYYGDFTYTGNIYGAGNFVKTGGGTLTMTTDVYYTGSTTVEGGRLVLATFHNPYVTSGFTFNGGDLELSTRTSNMTYANTIQGSHSFTKSGSMNLTLTGRDNHAGGGVFVTGGNLTENIPMGDSYTLSSGGSLTFNANGAEGVYFSGRITGAGAFVKTGSGSFYLTGDNTYTGGTSVNGGSLFDYNPHGDYALAPSTTLYFPVNDNRTYAGSISGSIIGSGDVVLLGSGTLTRTGSPVLWSGTTHIYNDGRLIDLHPQGNYRLEGFDGASGNLEFANSGPVFFGDPSFPYPGSVGGSISGPGNFTKSGAGDLIFTRNMTYEGQTTINGGNLVALVSNALPTSTDLTVNAGGSFVASGGKLQTIGSLAGGGLVTLSGNTLTINGSTNATFSGVISETAGSSVVKGGAGTQTFTGVNTYTGGTFVNDGRLIDAHPHGSYTLSNFGELEFPNAGNISGLAVRTANNVVLNTSGDVVTIGRALTYNAGQIYTSDGGTTAFTGGVYGSGNFTGHGTVSFTGAYSPGDGSSPAASVTFEGNLVLHSTDGLLMGLGSFASDHITVYGAANLGGILNISWLAGDSISVTRGESFDLFDFRGSSHGMFSSISLPVLPSDLRWDISTLYSTGEISVMTAVPEPNTLATLCLGTGIVLLVNRRRRRTSR
- a CDS encoding DUF4242 domain-containing protein encodes the protein MPKYIIERKIPAAGSLTPQDLQAISQKSCAILNSMGPRIQWLESYVTDDKVYCLYIAPDEAAIRAHAEQGGFPVTRVAQVRSVIDPATAE